A stretch of Anas platyrhynchos isolate ZD024472 breed Pekin duck chromosome 29, IASCAAS_PekinDuck_T2T, whole genome shotgun sequence DNA encodes these proteins:
- the TMEM161A gene encoding transmembrane protein 161A produces the protein MAVMGVQVVVSLLAASVMQKLAPHCSFARWLLCNGSLHRYKHPSEEELRALAGKQRPKAKRDRRVNGVLDDKPLSVPRDIDLRLDTSPITAVDALVLRYFLEYQWFVDFAVYSTAVYVFTEGYFCLADPKKETNIGVLWCLLTVIFSVKVFFMVMRHYFRSEEGGERSVCLTFAFFFLLLAMVALVIREDYLEFGLEPGLAGVSSNLESVLKQRGWEWTVPLAKLAFKLGLVALCSFLGACLTFPGLRLAQTHLDALRMAADKPLTQVLLHTSFLAPVIVVVMWIKPISRDFLLHAPMGKQTVQLMSDSAYNTARLWTIVGLCLLRLAVTRHHLQAYLGLAERWVEQMRREAGRIAAVEIQRKITRIYCYVSVVSLQYLGPVILTLHCALLLKTLGHHSWGLYPEPSPVPPAVSAAPPRPGSEDGEDVRAAVEQITGVLGGIFTPLFFHGLLAFVTWWVAVCQVVTSLFGLYFHQYLAAS, from the exons ATG GCGGTGATGGGGGTGCAGGTGGTGGTGAGCCTGCTGGCAGCCAGCGTCATGCAGAAGCTGGCCCCGCACTGCTCCTTCGCCCGCTGGCTGCTCTGCAACGGCAG CCTGCACCGCTACAAGCACCCGTCGGAAGAGGAGCTCCGCGCCCTGGCGGGCAAGCAGCGCCCCAAGGCCAAGCGGGACAG GAGGGTGAACGGCGTGCTGGATGACAAACCCCTCTCCGTGCCCCGTGACATCGACCTCCGCCTGGACACCAGCCCCATCACGGCCGTGGATGCTCTCG TGCTGCGCTATTTCCTGGAGTACCAATGGTTCGTGGACTTCGCCGTCTACTCCACCGCCGTGTACGTCTTCACCGAGGGCTACTTCTGCCTGGCGGACCCCAAAAAAGAGACCAACATCGGGGTGCTGTGGTGCCTGCTGACGGTCATCTTCTCCGT TAAGGTTTTCTTCATGGTGATGCGCCATTATTTCCGCTCGGAGGAGGGGGGCGAGCGCTCCGTCTGCCTCACCTTcgccttcttcttcctcctcctcgccaTGGTGGCCCTGGTGATCCGCGAGGACTACCTGGAGTTCGGCCTTGAGCCGG GGCTGGCCGGCGTCAGCAGCAACCTGGAGAGCGTCCTGaagcagcggggctgggagtGGAC GGTGCCCCTCGCCAAGCTGGCCTTCaagctggggctggtggccctCTGCTCCTTCCTGGGCGCCTGCCTGACCTTCCCGGGGCTGCGCCTGGCCCAGACCCACCTCGACGCTCTGCGGATGGCGGCCGACAAGCCCCTGACCCA GGTCCTGCTCCACACGAGTTTCCTGGCGCCCGTCATCGTGGTGGTGATGTGGATCAAGCCCATCTCCAGGGATTTCCTGCTCCACGCGCCCATGGGCAAGCAGACGGTGCAGCT CATGTCGGACTCTGCCTACAACACCGCGCGCCTCTGGACCATCGTCGGCCTCTGCCTGCTGCGCCTGGCCGTCACCCGCCACCACCTCCAGGCCTACCTGGGCCTGGCCGAGCGCTGGGTGGAGCAGATGAGGAGGGAAGCGGGGCGCATCGCCGCCGTGGAGATCCAGCGCAAG ATCACGCGGATTTACTGCTACGTCTCGGTGGTCAGCCTGCAGTACCTGGGGCCCGTCATCCTCACCCTGCACTGCGCCCTGCTCCTCAAAACGCTGG GGCACCACTCGTGGGGGCTGTACCCGGAGCCTTCTCCCGTCCCTCCGGCAGTGAGCGCAGCGCCGCCGCGTCCCGGCAGCGAGGACGGTGAGGACGTGCGTGCCGCGGTGGAGCAGATCACAGGCGTCTTGGGCGGCATCTTCACCCCTCTCTTCTTCCACGGACTCCTCGCCTTCGTCACCTGGTGGGTGGCCGTCTGCCAAGTCGTCACCAGCCTCTTCGGCCTCTACTTCCACCAGTACCTGGCAGCGTCCTGA